Proteins from a single region of Candidatus Saccharibacteria bacterium:
- a CDS encoding response regulator, translating into MTKIAIIEDDPVINQMYRMKFEADGFEVQIADNGERGVALVQGFHPDIILLDLQMPSMNGAEALTEIRKHDWGKTIPVIILTNLGEEEAPKELRNMGIHSYIVKADLTPRQVVGRVKEALGIA; encoded by the coding sequence ATGACCAAAATAGCCATCATCGAAGACGATCCAGTAATTAACCAGATGTACCGCATGAAGTTTGAAGCGGACGGCTTCGAGGTGCAAATCGCCGACAACGGCGAGCGGGGTGTCGCGTTAGTCCAAGGGTTCCACCCAGATATAATCTTACTTGATCTTCAAATGCCAAGCATGAACGGTGCCGAGGCCCTTACCGAAATTCGCAAGCACGACTGGGGTAAAACTATCCCTGTTATTATCCTTACCAATCTTGGCGAAGAAGAAGCTCCAAAAGAGCTGCGTAACATGGGTATTCACAGCTACATCGTAAAAGCCGACCTTACGCCTCGCCAAGTTGTTGGACGCGTCAAAGAAGCTCTTGGAATTGCTTAG
- the pyk gene encoding pyruvate kinase, whose amino-acid sequence MSVIFKRTKILATLGPPTNNYETIEALANGGVNGFRLNFSHGSYEERDQQIAWIREASKKHGKPVAILQDLQGPKIRLGMLTQNTPVEKGDELVLDHAAEHDGKFVVPVQYNLAEKVKVGEPIYIFDGKIRTTVIEIPSATAIKVRVENSGTLMSRKGINLPDTDFGGDILTKKDHEDIEYGADKDLDYVALSFVQSPDDINNLRQILVSLGSTAHIIAKIETKAAIKEDVLEEIVKASDGIMVARGDLAVEAGAEVVPIVQRRIIALCRKYGKLSIVATQMMASMVDNPEPTRAEVSDVANAVIQGADTVMLSDETANGSYPLETVAAMRKVILFAQQNTVVPELRHEVFHMKNPQQDAISAAAVKLAEQLKVDAIVAETKSGATAANIATHRPNLPIISVTSDARTAQQLALTYASQSFVRPDGEKAGLDIAKELKADGYFGDTEKVTVAIVSGRQPGLAGATDTIRVRVLE is encoded by the coding sequence ATGAGTGTTATTTTTAAACGTACCAAGATCTTGGCCACATTGGGGCCTCCAACAAATAATTATGAGACCATTGAAGCGCTTGCTAATGGTGGCGTAAACGGGTTCCGCCTGAACTTTAGCCATGGCAGCTACGAAGAGCGCGACCAGCAAATTGCATGGATCCGCGAAGCGAGTAAAAAGCACGGCAAGCCAGTTGCGATCCTTCAAGACCTTCAGGGTCCAAAAATCCGCCTTGGAATGCTAACGCAAAACACGCCGGTAGAAAAAGGCGACGAGCTCGTACTTGACCACGCTGCCGAACACGACGGTAAGTTTGTTGTTCCTGTGCAGTACAACCTCGCTGAAAAGGTAAAAGTTGGCGAGCCGATCTATATCTTTGACGGTAAAATCCGTACGACGGTTATCGAAATTCCATCTGCAACGGCAATTAAAGTACGTGTTGAAAACAGCGGAACGTTGATGAGCCGCAAAGGTATCAACCTGCCAGACACCGACTTCGGTGGCGATATTCTTACCAAAAAAGATCACGAAGATATCGAATACGGTGCCGACAAAGATCTTGACTACGTAGCGCTTAGCTTCGTTCAATCCCCAGACGATATCAATAACCTTCGCCAGATTCTTGTGAGCCTTGGTTCAACTGCGCATATTATTGCAAAGATCGAAACTAAAGCCGCTATTAAAGAAGATGTCCTTGAAGAAATCGTAAAAGCTAGCGATGGTATTATGGTTGCCCGCGGAGACCTCGCTGTTGAGGCTGGTGCCGAGGTTGTGCCAATTGTTCAACGCCGTATTATTGCCCTTTGCCGCAAGTACGGAAAGCTAAGTATTGTTGCGACGCAAATGATGGCAAGCATGGTTGACAATCCAGAGCCAACCCGTGCCGAAGTAAGCGACGTGGCAAACGCGGTTATTCAAGGCGCTGATACCGTTATGCTTTCAGACGAAACGGCCAACGGTTCGTACCCGCTAGAGACGGTTGCTGCTATGCGCAAAGTTATTTTGTTTGCTCAGCAGAACACTGTCGTTCCCGAACTTCGCCACGAAGTATTCCACATGAAGAACCCACAGCAAGATGCAATTAGTGCCGCAGCGGTAAAACTTGCCGAGCAGCTAAAAGTTGACGCCATTGTTGCCGAGACAAAATCTGGTGCAACGGCGGCAAACATCGCAACACATCGCCCTAACCTGCCTATTATCAGCGTTACCAGCGATGCGCGTACTGCTCAGCAGCTTGCGCTTACCTACGCAAGTCAAAGCTTTGTTCGTCCAGACGGCGAAAAAGCGGGACTTGATATTGCTAAAGAGCTGAAGGCAGATGGTTACTTTGGTGACACCGAAAAGGTGACAGTGGCCATTGTTAGCGGTCGCCAGCCAGGACTTGCCGGCGCTACTGACACGATTCGTGTTCGCGTGCTAGAATAA
- a CDS encoding nitroreductase family protein — translation MKQEIPSHISELLDYARLAPSAHNAQPWKFIVDGNLVSIAVELDRVLGPGDPTGRETWLSFGICLEAALQAAEGLGLNAELVSTQTSSLQGTIAVLKITTSNKPEQPAILSALKKRHTYREKMQPAEVPQSLIAQCQQAVADLEGVNVHFMQDEASIRRVGEYTFKAMSLALSSPDFRKELYHLVHYNWSPSRTGMHGYTLGEGMIGSIFGKLSIKMGIGLPLKARHDQQRVNDASALVFIGTTGDVPSFWLQAGRAYLRVALKIADSGLAQCTLAAPVEAASFHEDIEKMLGTSDRLQSMLRIGKPAHFVRSSPRLEVEELTT, via the coding sequence ATGAAGCAAGAAATCCCTTCTCATATCTCTGAACTCCTCGACTACGCCCGGCTTGCGCCTTCGGCACATAACGCTCAGCCATGGAAGTTTATTGTAGATGGCAACCTTGTTTCGATAGCCGTCGAGCTCGATCGGGTTCTTGGACCTGGTGATCCTACAGGGCGCGAAACATGGCTTAGCTTTGGCATATGCCTCGAAGCAGCGCTACAAGCCGCCGAGGGGTTGGGACTAAACGCCGAACTCGTCAGCACGCAGACCAGCTCGCTACAAGGAACTATTGCTGTGCTAAAAATAACAACCAGCAACAAACCTGAACAACCCGCCATTTTAAGCGCACTTAAAAAGCGCCACACGTACCGCGAAAAAATGCAGCCAGCTGAAGTCCCGCAAAGTCTTATCGCGCAGTGCCAACAAGCAGTCGCTGATTTAGAAGGCGTCAACGTTCACTTTATGCAAGATGAAGCATCGATACGCCGCGTTGGCGAATACACATTCAAGGCGATGTCACTCGCGCTTAGTAGCCCAGATTTCCGCAAGGAACTGTATCATCTCGTTCACTATAACTGGTCGCCCTCGCGCACAGGAATGCATGGCTATACGCTAGGCGAAGGCATGATTGGCTCTATATTTGGCAAATTATCTATAAAAATGGGTATTGGACTGCCACTTAAAGCCCGACACGACCAACAACGTGTTAACGATGCTTCGGCACTCGTTTTTATCGGGACAACAGGAGACGTGCCGAGTTTTTGGCTACAAGCTGGGCGGGCATATTTGCGGGTTGCCCTAAAAATTGCCGACAGTGGTCTTGCCCAATGTACACTTGCAGCACCAGTTGAGGCCGCGAGTTTTCATGAAGATATCGAAAAAATGCTCGGCACTTCAGACCGACTTCAATCGATGCTTCGTATCGGCAAGCCGGCGCATTTCGTACGCTCATCTCCACGCCTAGAAGTCGAAGAGCTGACTACATAG
- a CDS encoding phosphoglycerate kinase has protein sequence MSFFKQTINTVQISGHTVLVRVDYNVPLNEDGTIADDFRIRASLPTIKKLLKDNCKVVLISHLGRPDGWDEKLSLEPVAQRLAELLGEPVRFVDKTIGDKPRMAIKRAPKRSVIVLENLRFYPGEEENSEQFARDVAKTSGARYFVEDGFGVVHRKHASTDAMTMQLPSVAGLLLEREYTTITNAMKKPKRPLIAMLGGAKISDKVEIIEAFVKVADTIIITGAMANTFLAYKGYAMGKSVYEPNLTATIDAIYEAARQKVGADKVDEFIVLPTDLAVGKAISTDEPRRNVTLDSVAPDDIALDIGDDSIDTAVALIEKAKTVVWNGTLGYATIPNFAHGSARVALALATHPDVTSIIGGGDTADFVLKWDSRQGESFTHVSTGGGASLELMAGKKLPGVQSLLDAKG, from the coding sequence ATGAGCTTTTTTAAACAAACAATCAACACGGTGCAAATATCCGGCCACACGGTTCTCGTGCGGGTTGATTACAACGTTCCCTTAAACGAAGATGGCACGATTGCGGATGATTTTCGTATTCGTGCTAGTCTTCCCACAATTAAAAAACTACTTAAGGACAACTGTAAGGTTGTTCTTATTAGTCATTTAGGGCGGCCAGACGGTTGGGATGAAAAGTTGAGTCTAGAGCCGGTTGCCCAGCGGCTCGCCGAGCTTTTGGGCGAACCCGTTCGCTTTGTCGATAAGACAATTGGCGACAAGCCACGAATGGCAATTAAGCGCGCGCCAAAACGCAGCGTGATTGTACTTGAGAATCTACGTTTTTACCCTGGTGAAGAAGAAAATAGCGAGCAGTTTGCGCGAGATGTCGCCAAGACGTCGGGCGCGCGTTATTTTGTAGAGGATGGCTTTGGTGTGGTGCATCGCAAGCATGCTAGCACCGACGCAATGACCATGCAATTGCCAAGCGTTGCCGGGTTGCTGCTCGAGCGCGAATATACGACCATTACTAACGCCATGAAAAAACCTAAGCGCCCACTGATTGCCATGCTTGGTGGTGCAAAAATCAGTGACAAAGTAGAAATTATTGAGGCGTTCGTGAAGGTTGCCGACACGATCATTATTACGGGTGCTATGGCGAATACGTTTTTGGCGTACAAAGGCTACGCAATGGGCAAGAGTGTCTACGAGCCCAATCTTACTGCTACAATCGACGCGATTTACGAAGCAGCCAGGCAAAAGGTTGGCGCTGATAAAGTAGATGAATTTATTGTTTTGCCAACAGATCTGGCCGTAGGCAAGGCGATTAGCACAGATGAGCCACGTCGCAACGTGACGCTAGATAGTGTTGCACCAGATGATATCGCCCTGGATATAGGAGATGACAGTATTGATACAGCCGTGGCGCTTATCGAAAAAGCTAAAACCGTCGTTTGGAACGGAACGCTTGGCTATGCAACAATCCCTAACTTTGCGCACGGATCTGCCAGGGTGGCGCTGGCGCTGGCAACTCACCCCGACGTTACGTCTATTATTGGCGGTGGCGATACGGCGGATTTTGTATTGAAGTGGGATTCGCGCCAAGGCGAGAGCTTTACGCATGTTTCAACGGGGGGCGGCGCGAGCTTGGAGCTTATGGCTGGCAAAAAGCTGCCTGGGGTGCAAAGCCTGCTAGACGCCAAGGGCTAA
- a CDS encoding ThiF family adenylyltransferase, with amino-acid sequence MGQGRLTTTNHESVWPDSLRRAAKRTRLDSDGWRPIVIEMKHAKAAAQLDTLINDHPIHKIVDNYDEQYAELIVSRHPQLYQATLAVKQESLKPYLHKHYDGKEPWQLGSWAYFPWSGTLVHLLEKELFLESRTIRNKDLITVAEQQKYADFTVGCAGMSVGSNVALSLAISGGSQKIKLADGAVISASNLNRIMAGVQEVGNSKSAVIARKLYEMNPYMEVECNLDNITEKTIDSFFEQPWSLRVVVDEIDDLKTKILLRIEARKRGIPVVMATDLGDDVMLDIERFDLNKKLPLFHGLVPNVEELLTKEVSKREWLKYATAIIGPHNTPLRMQQSLLKIGTKLVTQPQLGPTAAMSGVAVAYAVRQLATGEKLRSGRTLISLDKHLRSDLVTLRYRRSHKKHTRQLKRALDAM; translated from the coding sequence ATGGGCCAGGGAAGATTGACCACGACAAACCACGAGAGCGTGTGGCCGGATAGCCTGCGACGCGCTGCAAAACGTACGCGGCTCGATAGCGACGGTTGGCGGCCTATTGTTATTGAAATGAAGCATGCAAAGGCCGCTGCGCAGCTCGATACACTTATTAATGACCATCCTATTCATAAGATTGTCGACAACTACGACGAACAGTACGCCGAACTAATTGTTAGCCGGCATCCGCAGTTATACCAGGCGACACTTGCGGTAAAGCAGGAATCGCTAAAGCCATATCTTCACAAACACTACGACGGTAAAGAGCCTTGGCAGCTTGGCTCGTGGGCGTATTTTCCATGGAGCGGCACGCTCGTTCATTTGCTTGAAAAGGAGCTATTCTTAGAATCTCGAACTATCCGCAACAAAGACCTTATCACCGTCGCCGAGCAGCAAAAGTATGCTGATTTTACTGTTGGATGTGCCGGCATGAGTGTCGGAAGCAACGTGGCGTTGTCGCTTGCAATATCGGGCGGGTCGCAAAAAATTAAACTCGCGGATGGTGCGGTAATTAGCGCCTCTAACCTTAACCGAATCATGGCAGGCGTCCAAGAAGTGGGCAATTCTAAATCTGCTGTCATCGCCCGCAAATTGTACGAAATGAACCCGTACATGGAGGTGGAATGCAACCTCGATAATATCACCGAAAAAACGATCGATAGTTTTTTTGAACAGCCATGGTCGCTGCGCGTTGTTGTCGATGAAATCGATGATTTAAAAACGAAAATATTACTAAGAATAGAAGCACGCAAGCGGGGTATTCCGGTTGTTATGGCAACCGATTTGGGCGATGACGTCATGCTGGATATTGAGCGATTCGATCTTAATAAAAAACTTCCTCTTTTTCATGGGCTTGTTCCAAATGTCGAGGAGCTGCTAACAAAAGAAGTAAGTAAGCGCGAATGGCTAAAGTATGCAACGGCGATTATTGGGCCGCACAATACGCCGCTTCGCATGCAACAATCGTTATTAAAAATAGGGACGAAACTAGTGACCCAGCCTCAGCTTGGTCCTACGGCGGCAATGTCCGGAGTTGCCGTGGCGTATGCTGTTCGCCAACTTGCAACAGGCGAAAAGTTACGTAGTGGCCGAACACTTATCTCGCTCGATAAACACCTGCGTTCCGATTTAGTGACGCTACGATACCGACGCTCGCACAAAAAACATACGCGTCAGCTAAAGCGTGCGCTAGATGCTATGTAG
- a CDS encoding phenylacetate--CoA ligase family protein, with the protein MKKDDFAAKKTLDLFHRAARDIPAYKDFLQKHDVQPETIRTIEDFKARVPITDKSNYITQYPFHMLCWNGDLFSNQIIASSSGTMGQSYLWPRGVTQDNEGIDAHEVIYRDIFNTDKLKTLVVVCFSMGEWVAGLFTATATMGVAGRGYKINVVTPGLERPAAIKSIKALGHYYDQIIIAGYPPFLKDVLDEGTKSGINWSKLNIKLLMAGEGISEEWRNYTLKEVHAHNPYADAINIYGCADATMLGYETPASILIRRLYNRRPRLRQDVFGTSNLSSLVQYHPERRYFEAVDGQLIVTAETGIPLIRYDTQDRGGIYTFDELVQPIQGRFNDMSHHIEPGLDNWKKLPFIYLQGRPSSVTTIYSVNVYAENVKAALLDKQIRRLVTGRFTMDTKYLPNMDQYFVLNVELAEGAVIKQADRKLFQEIVIKKIRRLNAEYNFLYKSIGKKAEPKIEFIEWGNTEYFARGVKHKWVKKG; encoded by the coding sequence ATGAAAAAAGACGATTTTGCCGCCAAAAAGACGCTCGATTTGTTTCACCGTGCCGCCAGGGACATACCAGCCTACAAAGATTTTCTACAGAAGCACGATGTCCAGCCCGAAACGATACGGACGATCGAAGACTTTAAGGCGCGCGTGCCGATAACAGATAAAAGCAATTACATCACCCAGTACCCATTCCACATGCTTTGTTGGAATGGGGATTTGTTCTCTAACCAAATTATTGCCTCGAGCTCGGGAACAATGGGGCAATCGTACCTATGGCCTAGGGGTGTGACACAAGATAACGAAGGAATCGACGCACACGAGGTGATTTATAGGGATATTTTTAACACCGACAAACTAAAAACGTTGGTTGTCGTTTGTTTCTCTATGGGCGAATGGGTAGCAGGGCTGTTTACGGCGACTGCCACAATGGGCGTAGCGGGGCGTGGTTATAAAATAAATGTTGTGACGCCGGGGCTTGAGCGCCCAGCCGCTATAAAAAGCATTAAAGCTCTTGGTCATTATTACGATCAGATTATTATTGCGGGCTACCCGCCGTTTTTAAAAGATGTTTTAGACGAGGGGACAAAATCGGGAATTAACTGGTCGAAGCTGAACATAAAGCTTTTGATGGCGGGCGAGGGTATTAGCGAAGAGTGGCGCAACTATACCCTAAAGGAAGTGCATGCGCATAACCCATACGCCGATGCAATCAATATTTATGGCTGTGCCGATGCAACGATGCTGGGATATGAAACACCGGCATCAATATTAATCAGGCGTCTTTATAACCGCAGGCCGCGGCTTCGCCAAGACGTGTTTGGAACGAGCAATCTTTCGTCGCTCGTGCAGTATCATCCGGAGCGCCGTTATTTCGAGGCAGTAGACGGCCAGCTGATCGTAACAGCAGAAACAGGTATTCCGCTTATTAGATACGACACGCAGGATAGGGGCGGGATCTACACTTTTGATGAGCTCGTGCAACCGATACAGGGGCGGTTTAATGACATGTCACACCATATCGAACCTGGTCTTGATAACTGGAAAAAGCTGCCGTTCATATATCTTCAGGGTCGTCCTAGCTCTGTGACGACGATTTACAGCGTGAATGTCTATGCCGAAAACGTTAAGGCAGCGCTTCTCGACAAGCAGATACGTCGGCTTGTAACGGGGCGTTTTACGATGGACACAAAGTATCTACCAAACATGGATCAGTATTTTGTTCTTAATGTAGAACTTGCCGAAGGCGCAGTCATTAAGCAGGCAGACCGCAAACTTTTTCAAGAGATTGTCATTAAAAAAATACGCAGGCTTAATGCTGAGTATAATTTTTTGTATAAATCTATCGGCAAAAAGGCCGAGCCTAAAATCGAATTTATCGAGTGGGGCAATACGGAATATTTTGCTCGCGGCGTAAAACATAAATGGGTAAAAAAGGGGTAG
- a CDS encoding isopeptide-forming domain-containing fimbrial protein, giving the protein MLYNFIKSINSSMWSTSKGECMKKIIDAIKRAPKRAAGLAIVAAAVLVPAALFAWGPDRPTFTVQNPADYVTFNSITNNPQWGDERNFVEIKEASAPNSTYGEQVTLQPGKEYAVTVFYHNNAKSSLNDAAHDYKGIAKNAFMRVQMPASVKAGEKARITGFVGASNANPAQVWDEAYGLASGNYALRYVPDSAKIYSNGAVNGKTLPNNLYTTGTPLGYSALDGKLPGCNEFAGYVTFKFRVDQPNFEISKQVGKPGENKYAETITALPNEEVEYKIKYKNIGTSLQKDVIIKDKLPAGLEYVKGSTYYSNSNTGNKWTLASDNVTARGINLGDYNPGAAVYVKFKAKVVDNSKLEKCGVNTLVNTATAETNNGSKSDTATVTVSKTCVEKPNECKPGIPVGDDRCKEKPEVPETPKELPKTGAGDGLVAVVGAASLIAAIAYYIASRRSL; this is encoded by the coding sequence ATGTTGTATAATTTTATCAAATCCATTAATTCTAGTATGTGGAGTACTAGTAAAGGAGAGTGTATGAAGAAAATCATCGACGCTATCAAGCGAGCACCAAAGCGTGCTGCAGGTCTTGCGATCGTTGCAGCAGCCGTATTGGTTCCGGCAGCATTGTTTGCCTGGGGCCCGGATCGTCCAACGTTTACCGTGCAGAATCCTGCCGACTACGTAACGTTCAACTCTATCACCAATAACCCGCAGTGGGGCGACGAGCGCAACTTTGTTGAAATCAAAGAAGCCTCAGCACCTAACAGCACCTATGGCGAGCAGGTTACCCTGCAGCCAGGTAAAGAATACGCCGTAACGGTGTTTTACCACAACAACGCGAAAAGCAGTCTTAACGACGCCGCTCACGACTATAAAGGTATCGCCAAAAACGCATTTATGCGTGTACAGATGCCTGCTTCTGTAAAAGCTGGCGAAAAAGCTCGAATTACTGGTTTTGTTGGTGCCTCAAACGCCAACCCAGCACAGGTTTGGGACGAAGCCTACGGACTAGCAAGCGGCAACTACGCACTTCGCTACGTTCCTGATTCTGCAAAGATCTACAGTAACGGCGCAGTAAACGGTAAAACATTGCCAAACAACCTTTACACCACCGGAACACCACTTGGGTACAGCGCCCTCGACGGTAAGCTTCCTGGCTGTAACGAGTTTGCTGGTTATGTAACGTTCAAGTTCCGCGTTGACCAGCCTAACTTCGAAATCTCGAAGCAAGTTGGTAAACCTGGCGAGAACAAATATGCCGAAACTATTACCGCTCTTCCAAACGAAGAAGTAGAATACAAGATCAAGTACAAGAACATCGGTACGAGCCTCCAGAAGGACGTTATCATTAAAGACAAGCTTCCTGCTGGCCTAGAGTACGTAAAGGGTAGTACTTACTACTCAAACTCGAACACAGGTAACAAATGGACGCTTGCCAGCGACAACGTTACTGCACGAGGTATCAACCTTGGCGACTACAACCCAGGTGCTGCTGTATACGTAAAGTTCAAAGCGAAAGTTGTTGACAACAGCAAGCTCGAAAAATGTGGCGTTAACACCCTTGTTAATACCGCAACTGCCGAAACTAACAACGGCAGCAAGAGCGACACTGCGACAGTAACTGTCAGCAAAACTTGTGTCGAGAAACCAAATGAATGTAAGCCAGGTATCCCTGTTGGCGACGATCGCTGTAAGGAAAAACCTGAAGTCCCAGAAACTCCAAAAGAGCTTCCAAAGACTGGTGCTGGTGATGGCCTTGTTGCCGTCGTTGGTGCTGCCTCACTTATCGCTGCTATCGCCTACTACATAGCTAGCCGCCGCTCACTATAG
- a CDS encoding M20/M25/M40 family metallo-hydrolase, whose amino-acid sequence MQENLEKTLSQLVSIPSVSSNSAACHEILKLVRGKFDGLNLYIHENCDTPNPWFLATTQNTMTPDILLLAHLDVVPASPEMFTIQKTDGRLYGRGSYDMKFAAACYLEFIKNHADKLSNLNIGFLITTDEEIGGACIADVFALGLRPKVAFIPDGGGDWKIEERAKGLLGIEFIANGKSAHGSRPWEGENALHRLMDALQMLRNAYPLTSSDDSTLTINTLNAGNAINQIADYAVATADFRTFSLDELNLCRSLAAQIAEEYSLEFTISHEGYPLLLDKNSPYVTPFLDAYRKQRGGEPEYVESYGATDGRHFAEYDIPCIITEPYGHGRHADEEWLLAEDLGNYYKLIERWLLPQQSL is encoded by the coding sequence GTGCAAGAAAATCTTGAAAAGACCCTATCACAGCTAGTCTCTATCCCTAGCGTCAGCAGCAACTCTGCCGCCTGTCATGAAATCTTAAAGCTCGTACGCGGCAAATTCGACGGACTAAACCTCTACATTCACGAAAATTGCGACACGCCAAACCCTTGGTTTCTTGCGACAACACAGAACACCATGACCCCTGATATTCTTTTGCTCGCCCACCTAGATGTCGTTCCCGCAAGCCCCGAAATGTTCACCATCCAAAAAACCGATGGGCGGCTTTACGGTCGCGGATCGTACGACATGAAGTTTGCCGCCGCCTGCTACCTTGAGTTTATTAAAAATCACGCCGACAAACTTTCCAATCTTAATATCGGATTTCTTATAACAACCGATGAAGAGATAGGCGGCGCATGCATTGCCGACGTGTTCGCTTTGGGGCTTCGTCCGAAGGTTGCTTTCATACCAGACGGTGGTGGGGATTGGAAAATTGAAGAGCGCGCCAAAGGTCTTTTGGGGATAGAGTTTATCGCAAATGGCAAAAGTGCCCATGGGTCACGTCCATGGGAGGGCGAAAATGCATTGCATCGCCTTATGGACGCGCTTCAGATGCTTCGCAATGCCTATCCTCTGACTTCTAGCGACGACTCCACGCTTACAATCAATACGCTCAACGCTGGCAATGCGATCAATCAAATTGCCGACTATGCGGTCGCTACTGCTGATTTTAGAACATTCAGCCTCGACGAGCTTAACCTTTGCCGTTCGCTGGCAGCGCAAATTGCCGAGGAATACTCGTTAGAATTTACCATTTCTCACGAGGGCTATCCTTTGCTGCTCGATAAAAATTCGCCATACGTCACACCGTTTCTCGATGCCTACCGCAAACAAAGAGGCGGTGAGCCCGAATACGTAGAATCGTACGGCGCCACCGACGGTCGGCATTTCGCCGAGTACGACATCCCTTGCATCATAACCGAACCCTACGGCCATGGTCGTCACGCCGACGAAGAATGGCTTCTCGCCGAAGATTTGGGCAATTACTACAAACTTATCGAACGTTGGCTTTTGCCGCAACAATCGCTCTAA
- a CDS encoding aromatic amino acid lyase, protein MKTLSPVFFGEQRLTIKDVVALARREREARLSDAAPFRKKIVAGVEFMDRVLREDGVIYGVTTGYGDSHSVSVPAHLVADLPHQLYTYHGVGLGRFLDEQETRAVLVSRLTSLSIGLSGVSWELLNGLETLLRHDILPMIPAEGSVGASGDLTPLSYVAAVLCGEREVMYKGEQRLSRDVLAEVGMTPLKLRPKEGLALMNGTAVMTALACLAWERADYLSKLATRLTAFSVTALDGNVYHFNETLFDAKPHPGQQRIAAQLRSDLVADRPGRNEKRLQDRYSLRCAPHVIGVLEDALPYFQTLIENELNSVNDNPLVDPEHEQILHGGHFYGGHIAFAMDSMKNTIANVADLLDRQMALLVDARYNHGLPANLSGATGDRKAINHGLKALQISVSAWTAEALKLTMPASVFSRSTECHNQDKVSMGTIAARDCLRVLELTEQVVAAMLIATRQGVELRRQTDPSVVLTGEPAKMYEDLEKRIPFIEEDRALDKELIGLIGNIREQAWNLYDDKSNK, encoded by the coding sequence ATGAAGACCTTATCACCAGTATTTTTTGGCGAACAGCGCCTTACGATTAAAGATGTCGTCGCTTTGGCGCGACGCGAGCGAGAAGCGCGCTTGTCGGATGCGGCTCCGTTTCGTAAAAAGATTGTTGCCGGTGTTGAATTTATGGATCGTGTTCTTCGCGAAGACGGTGTTATTTATGGGGTAACAACAGGATATGGTGATTCGCATAGCGTGAGTGTTCCAGCGCATTTGGTGGCAGATTTGCCTCACCAGTTGTATACCTACCATGGTGTGGGATTAGGGCGATTTTTAGATGAACAAGAGACCCGCGCTGTTCTTGTGAGCCGTTTGACTTCATTAAGTATTGGACTTTCTGGTGTAAGTTGGGAGCTATTGAACGGGTTAGAAACACTTTTGCGTCATGATATTTTACCTATGATTCCTGCCGAGGGTTCAGTAGGTGCCAGTGGGGACTTAACGCCACTTTCGTATGTAGCGGCAGTACTTTGTGGTGAACGCGAAGTAATGTACAAAGGCGAGCAGCGTCTAAGTAGGGATGTTCTTGCCGAGGTTGGTATGACTCCTTTGAAACTTCGACCAAAAGAAGGTCTTGCGCTTATGAATGGCACGGCGGTTATGACAGCTCTTGCGTGCCTTGCATGGGAGAGAGCGGACTACCTTAGTAAACTCGCAACGCGCCTTACAGCATTTAGCGTTACGGCGCTCGATGGTAATGTGTACCACTTTAACGAGACACTATTCGATGCTAAGCCGCATCCGGGACAGCAGCGGATTGCCGCGCAGCTGCGCTCCGACCTTGTTGCTGACCGGCCTGGTCGCAACGAAAAACGCCTGCAAGATCGTTACTCACTACGCTGCGCGCCGCACGTTATCGGCGTGCTCGAAGATGCCTTGCCTTACTTCCAAACGCTTATTGAAAACGAGCTGAACAGCGTCAACGACAACCCTCTTGTCGACCCCGAGCACGAGCAAATCCTTCACGGCGGACATTTTTATGGCGGGCATATTGCGTTTGCAATGGACAGCATGAAAAACACTATCGCCAACGTTGCTGACCTTCTCGATCGCCAAATGGCTCTCCTTGTCGACGCGAGATATAACCACGGTTTGCCTGCTAACCTATCGGGCGCAACAGGCGACCGAAAAGCAATTAACCACGGATTGAAGGCATTGCAAATCAGCGTGTCGGCGTGGACGGCCGAAGCCTTAAAGCTCACCATGCCAGCCTCGGTATTTTCGCGCTCTACGGAATGCCACAACCAAGACAAGGTAAGTATGGGAACGATTGCAGCCCGTGATTGTCTGCGCGTTCTTGAGTTGACCGAGCAAGTGGTTGCGGCGATGCTGATTGCCACAAGGCAGGGTGTTGAGCTTCGGCGTCAGACAGATCCGTCTGTTGTTCTAACCGGCGAACCAGCAAAAATGTACGAAGATCTTGAAAAGCGAATTCCATTTATCGAAGAAGACCGCGCTCTCGACAAAGAGCTTATAGGACTGATAGGAAATATCAGGGAGCAGGCATGGAACCTTTACGACGACAAGTCGAACAAGTAG